A genomic window from Hirundo rustica isolate bHirRus1 chromosome 36, bHirRus1.pri.v3, whole genome shotgun sequence includes:
- the ELAVL3 gene encoding ELAV-like protein 3 isoform X2 has translation MSQEELRSLFGSLGDIESCKLVRDKVTGTGQSLGYGFVNYVEAGDADRAIGALNGLKLQTKTIKVSYARPSSASIRDANLYVSGLPKAMGQKEMEQLFSQYGRIITSRILVDQVTGVSRGVGFIRFDKRVEAEEAVRGLHGQKPLGAAEPITVKFANTPGQKSGGALLSLCPGARRYGALHPPPQRFRLDNLLNVAYGVKSPLSLLPRFSPLAIEAVPALAGVGLGTPGPGWCIFVYNLAPEADESVLWQLFGPFGAVTNVKVIRDFATNKCKGFGFVTMTNYEEAAMAIASLNGYRLGDRVLQVSFKTTKQHKA, from the exons ATGAGCCAGGAGGAGCTGCGGAGCCTCTTCGGCAGCCTCGGGGACATCGAGTCCTGCAAGCTCGTCCGGGACAAGGTCACCGGTACAG GACAAAGCCTGGGCTACGGCTTCGTCAACTACGTGGAGGCCGGGGACGCCGACAGGGCCATCGGGGCCCTCAACGGCCTCAAGCTGCAGACCAAGACCATCAAg GTGTCCTACGCCCGGCCCAGCTCCGCCTCCATCCGCGATGCCAACCTGTACGTGAGCGGGCTGCCCAAGGCCATGGGGCAGAAGGAGATGGAGCAGCTCTTCTCCCAGTACGGCCGCATCATCACCTCCCGCATCCTCGTGGACCAGGtcacag GTGTGTCCCGGGGGGTGGGCTTCATCCGCTTCGACAAGCGCGTGGAGGCCGAGGAGGCCGTGCGGGGGCTGCACGGGCAGAAGCCCCTCGGGGCGGCGGAGCCCATCACGGTGAAATTTGCCAACACCCCCGGGCAGAAATCGGGGGGGGCCCTGCTGAGCCTGTGCCCCGGGGCCCGGCGCTACGGGGCCCTGCACCCCCCCCCGCAGCGCTTCCG ACTGGACAATTTGCTGAACGTGGCGTACGGGGTGAAGAG CCCGCTGTCGCTGCTGCCCAGGTTCTCCCCGCTGGCCATCGAGGCGGTGCCGGCGCTGGCCGGGGTGGGCCTGGGGACCCCCGGGCCCGGCTGGTGCATCTTCGTCTACAACCTGGCTCCGGAGGCGGACGAGAGCGTCCTGTGGCAGCTCTTCGGGCCCTTCGGCGCCGTCACCAACGTCAAGGTCATCCGGGACTTCGCCACCAACAAGTGCAAAGGCTTCGGCTTCGTCACCATGACCAACTACGAGGAGGCGGCCATGGCCATCGCCAGCCTCAACGGCTACCGCCTGGGCGACCGCGTGCTCCAGGTGTCCTTCAAGACCACCAAGCAGCACAAGGCCTGA
- the ELAVL3 gene encoding ELAV-like protein 3 isoform X1, with product MVTILSTVEAQAPSAAGPSGCGGPVPVPVPVVAVPGPGVAAALPNGAPPGPPPVSDDSKTNLIVNYLPQSMSQEELRSLFGSLGDIESCKLVRDKVTGQSLGYGFVNYVEAGDADRAIGALNGLKLQTKTIKVSYARPSSASIRDANLYVSGLPKAMGQKEMEQLFSQYGRIITSRILVDQVTGVSRGVGFIRFDKRVEAEEAVRGLHGQKPLGAAEPITVKFANTPGQKSGGALLSLCPGARRYGALHPPPQRFRLDNLLNVAYGVKRFSPLAIEAVPALAGVGLGTPGPGWCIFVYNLAPEADESVLWQLFGPFGAVTNVKVIRDFATNKCKGFGFVTMTNYEEAAMAIASLNGYRLGDRVLQVSFKTTKQHKA from the exons ATGGTGACG ATCCTGAGCACGGTGGAGGCCCAGGCTCCCAGCGCCGCGGGGCCATCGGGCTGCGGTggccctgtccccgtccctgtcccggTGGTGGCCGTGCCGGGCCCGGGGgtggcggcggcgctgcccaACGGGGCCCCCCCGGGTCCCCCCCCCGTGAGCGATGACAGCAAAACCAACCTGATCGTCAACTACCTGCCGCAGTCCATGAGCCAGGAGGAGCTGCGGAGCCTCTTCGGCAGCCTCGGGGACATCGAGTCCTGCAAGCTCGTCCGGGACAAGGTCACCG GACAAAGCCTGGGCTACGGCTTCGTCAACTACGTGGAGGCCGGGGACGCCGACAGGGCCATCGGGGCCCTCAACGGCCTCAAGCTGCAGACCAAGACCATCAAg GTGTCCTACGCCCGGCCCAGCTCCGCCTCCATCCGCGATGCCAACCTGTACGTGAGCGGGCTGCCCAAGGCCATGGGGCAGAAGGAGATGGAGCAGCTCTTCTCCCAGTACGGCCGCATCATCACCTCCCGCATCCTCGTGGACCAGGtcacag GTGTGTCCCGGGGGGTGGGCTTCATCCGCTTCGACAAGCGCGTGGAGGCCGAGGAGGCCGTGCGGGGGCTGCACGGGCAGAAGCCCCTCGGGGCGGCGGAGCCCATCACGGTGAAATTTGCCAACACCCCCGGGCAGAAATCGGGGGGGGCCCTGCTGAGCCTGTGCCCCGGGGCCCGGCGCTACGGGGCCCTGCACCCCCCCCCGCAGCGCTTCCG ACTGGACAATTTGCTGAACGTGGCGTACGGGGTGAAGAG GTTCTCCCCGCTGGCCATCGAGGCGGTGCCGGCGCTGGCCGGGGTGGGCCTGGGGACCCCCGGGCCCGGCTGGTGCATCTTCGTCTACAACCTGGCTCCGGAGGCGGACGAGAGCGTCCTGTGGCAGCTCTTCGGGCCCTTCGGCGCCGTCACCAACGTCAAGGTCATCCGGGACTTCGCCACCAACAAGTGCAAAGGCTTCGGCTTCGTCACCATGACCAACTACGAGGAGGCGGCCATGGCCATCGCCAGCCTCAACGGCTACCGCCTGGGCGACCGCGTGCTCCAGGTGTCCTTCAAGACCACCAAGCAGCACAAGGCCTGA
- the ZNF653 gene encoding zinc finger protein 653: MSAAERGPGGPGGPGGPDPGGGRKARGRPRLTETDRARRRLESRKKYDVRRVYLGEAHGPWVELRRRSGWSDAKLAAYLLGLERGQRAGRRGKPWEQLPKKPKRKKRRRRNVNCLRHAVIWYEDHRQRCPYEPRLAELDPSVGLYTTAVWQCERGHRYFQDLHSPLRPLSDSDGDDDDAPGSSSSSSSGGCSSGSEAAPGGGSRGSSPRCRGSGRPRGAGGRGLCPAAAAPPGPGGSGRGRPPRPAAGPPPPHPGRARLRGPGGAAARCGGARGAAGRGGAPSPPPLRSLTWPRQPPPPEPPREPPRDPSPAEDTEVSTIIYEIPKEPERRRRSRRGRAPSPDSEDPPEPLSCPYAGCGQEFSALSSFQNHVNLEHRRGRSQVCPQPGCGKRFYLANRLRRHMGVHSGVREFTCDTCGKSFKRKNHLEVHRRTHTGETPLQCEVCGYRCRQRASLTWHMRRHGGLKSHPEPRGT, encoded by the exons ATGAGCGCGGCcgagcgcggccccggcggccccgggggtcccgggggtcccgaCCCCGGCGGGGGCCGCAAAGCGCGGGGGCGGCCGCGCCTCACCGAGACCGACCGGGCTCGGCGGCGCCTGGAGTCGCGCAAGAAGTACGACGTGCGGCGGGTGTACCTGGGCGAGGCGCACGGGCCCTGGGTGGAGCTGCGGCGCCGCAGCGGATGGAGCGACGCGAAGCTGGCGGCCtacctgctggggctggagcggggGCAGCGAGCGGGGCGGCGCGG caaaccctgggagcagctcccgaAAAAACCCAAACGCAAGAAAA GGCGCCGCCGGAACGTGAACTGCCTGCGGCACGCGGTGATCTGGTACGAGGACCACCGGCAGCGCTGCCCGTACGAGCCGCGCCTGGCCGAGCTGGACCCCTCGGTGGGGCTCTACACCACGGCCGTGTGGCAGTGCGAGCGCGGGCACCGCTACTTCCAGGACCTGCACTCGCCCCTGCGGCCCCTCAGCGACTCGGACGGCGACGATGATGATG CCCCcggctcctcttcctcctcctcctcggggGGCTGCAGCTCCGGCTCGGAGGCGGCGCCGGGGGGGGGGTCCCGCGGTTCCAGCCCCCGCTGCCGGGGGTCCGGCCGCCCCCGAGGCGCTGGAGGCCGTGGTTTGTGtcccgctgccgctgcccctcCCGGCCCGGGGGGCTCTGGACGGGGGCGGCCCCCCCGCCCTGCTGCAGGGCCCCCCCCTCCTCATCCTGGCCGGGCCCGGCTACGAGGCCCTGGGGGGGCTGCAGCTCGATGTGGGGGGGCAcgaggtgctgctggaagggggGGGGCGCCTTCCCCGCCCCCCCTGAGGAGCCTCACCTGGCCAAGACAG cccccccccccggagcccccccggGAGCCCCCCCGGGACCCTTCCCCTGCAGAGGACACCGAGGTGTCGACGATCATCTACGAGATCCCCAAAGAGCCAGAAAG GCGCCGGCGGAGCAGGCGGGGCCGTGCCCCCTCCCCGGACTCCGAGGACCCCCCCGAGCCCCTCAGCTGCCCCTACGCCGGCTGCGGGCAGGAGTTCAGCGCCCTCAGCAGCTTCCAG AACCACGTGAACCTGGAGCACCGCAGGGGCCGGAGCCAGGTGTGCCCCCAGCCCGGCTGCGGGAAGAGGTTTTACCTGGCGAACCGCCTGCGCCGGCACATGGGCGTCCACTCAG GTGTGCGGGAGTTCACCTGTGACACCTGCGGGAAGTCCTTCAAGCGCAAGAACCACCTGGAAGTCCACAGGAGGACGCACACCGGGGAGACCCCCCTGCA GTGCGAGGTGTGCGGGTACCGCTGCCGCCAGCGCGCGTCCCTGACGTGGCACATGAGGAGACACGGGGGGCTCAAGAGTCACCCCGAGCCCCGCGGCACGTAG
- the ECSIT gene encoding evolutionarily conserved signaling intermediate in Toll pathway, mitochondrial, with the protein MRLSWVRALPRRLWGSLGAPELCLSFCQRPAHVPTEGGNTAGTPKPLGPQNHHRPEGDTPRGDIPGGDTSRATTSAWHRQSHKTRDKERDPRHRDRPWGPAGGDTAGNDTSGGDASGGDTGDTSAGRTSKPPLRHLRSYKAHRDDHEGPQDGDTSGDPSGDPSGAPSSGPAAFEAALRDMSRRPPGRGGRLALVEAALAAMPALGVERSLGAYNALLRLLPRGPWVPQGPVQRLLFPFPRQQECGLRLLEQMERYGVVPDAETRFLLLGVFGPRSRPVRKVQRMLFWLPRFRHLDPHPLPPRLPPPGPAAARLGLRRIAADPAATVTVMQKPVPDSGEDEGSVQPYIVSSQSPDQRELLAQHDPSRPVFVEGPFPLWLRGTLLSYFVLRGDPLPQHLRDPPLDPERSFYFPLHLELDLERGPWDDEDFDVDEVEEGPVFALCMAGAGDRRTLGRWISGLQEENPVLGRAPVVFRLTHEGGDPCADPQTPRLGAGTPPAAALEPPEGQDGGKPGGDPRKAAGNKEVLPWRGGVVS; encoded by the exons ATGAGGCTGAGCTGGGTCCGGGCGCTGCCCCGGCGCCTATGGGGCAGCCTCGGAGCTCCAGAG ctctgtctgAGCTTCTGCCAGCGTCCTGCGCATGTCCCCACTGAGGGGGGCAACACCGCggggaccccaaaacctctcGGGCCCCAGAATCACCACCGCCCTGAGGGTGACACCCCGAGGGGTGACATCCCGGGGGGTGACACCTCCAGGGCCACCACCTCAGCGTGGCATCGCCAGTCCCACAAAACACGGGACAAGGAGCGCGACCCCCGGCACCGGGACCGCCCCTGGGGCCCTGCGGGAGGTGACACCGCGGGTAATGACACCTCAGGAGGTGACGCCTCAGGGGGTGACACCGGTGACACCTCAGCCGGCCGCACCTCCAAGCCCCCACTGCGACATCTCCGCTCCTACAAGGCGCACCGTGACGACCACGAGGGTCCCCAGGACGGTGACACCTCCGGTGACCCCTCCGGTGACCCCTCCGGTGCCCCGTCCAGCGGCCCCGCGGCGTTCGAGGCGGCTCTGCGGGACATGTCGCGCCGTCccccggggcgcggcgggcgccTGGCGCTGGTGGAGGCGGCGCTGGCGGCGATGCCGGCGCTGGGCGTGGAGCGCAGCCTGGGCGCCTACAATGCGCTGCTGCGGCTGCTGCCCCGCGGGCCCTGGGTGCCGCAGGGGCCCGTGCAGCgcctgctcttccccttcccGCGGCAGCAGGAGTGCGGGCTGCGcctgctggagcagatggaGCGATACG gcGTGGTTCCGGACGCCGAGACGcggttcctgctgctgggggtgtTTGGGCCGCGCAGCCGCCCGGTGCGGAAGGTGCAGCGGATGCTCTTCTGGCTGCCCCGGTTCCGCCACCTGGACCCCCACCCGCTGCCCCCCCGGCTGCCGCCCCCCGGGCCCGCGGCCGCGCGCCTCGGCCTGCGCCGCATCGCCGCCGACCCCGCGGCCACCGTCACCGTCATGCAG AAGCCGGTGCCGGACTCGGGGGAGGACGAAGGCTCCGTCCAGCCCTACATCGTCA gctcGCAGAGCCCGGACCAGCGGGAGCTCCTGGCCCAGCACGACCCTTCCCGGCCCGTGTTCGTGGAGGGGCCGTTCCCACTGTGGCTGCGGGGGACTCTCCTGAGCTACTTCGTGCTACGGGGGGACCCCCTGCCCCAACACCTGAGG gacccccccctGGACCCCGAGCGCAGCTTTTACTTCCCCCTGCACCTGGAGCTGGACCTGGAGCGCGGCCCCTGGGACGACGAGGACTTCGACGTGGATGAAG TGGAGGAGGGTCCCGTGTTCGCGCTCTGCATGGCGGGGGCGGGCGACCGGCGCACCTTGGGCAGGTGGATTtcggggctgcaggaggagaaccCGGTGTTGGGGCGCGCCCCCGTCGTCTTCCGCCTCACCCACGAAGGGGGGGACCCCTGTGCCGACCCCCAGACCCCCCGGCTGGGCGCGGGGACCCCCCCGGCAGCGGCGCTGGAGCCCCCCGAGGGGCAGGACGGGGGAAAGCCGGGGGGAGACCCCCGAAAAGCAGCGGGGAATAAAGAGGTGCTGCCATGGAGAGGAGGTGTCGTGTCTTGA
- the CNN1 gene encoding calponin-1, translating to MSNAHFNRGPAYGLSAEVKNKLAQKYDPQHERELRAWIEGTTGRRIGDNFMDGLKDGVILCELINKLQPGSVPKVNEPVQNWHKLENIGNFLRAITRYGVKPHDIFEANDLFENTNHTQVQSTLIALASQAKTKGNNVGLGVKYAEKQQRRFHPEKLREGRNIIGLQMGTNKFASQQGMTAYGTRRHLYDPKLGTDQPLDQATISLQMGTNKGASQAGMTAPGTKRQIFEPALGMEHCDTMTIGLQMGSNKGASQQGMTVYGLPRQVYDPKYCGGPELLGHDGYDGHLYNSQ from the exons ATGTCCAACGCGCACTTCAACCGCGGCCCGGCCTACGGGCTGTCGGCAGAGGTGAAGAACAAG cTGGCCCAGAAGTACGACCCCCAGCACGAGCGGGAGCTCCGTGCCTGGATCGAGGGGACCACGGGACGCCGGATCGGGGACAACTTCATGGACGGGCTCAAGGACGGCGTCATCCTCTGCGA GCTCATCAACAAACTGCAGCCGGGCTCGGTGCCGAAGGTGAACGAACCCGTCCAGAACTGGCACAAG CTGGAGAACATCGGGAACTTCCTGAGGGCCATCACGCGCTACGGGGTCAAACCCCACGACATCTTCGAGGCCAACGACCTCTTCGAGAACACCAACCACACCCAGGTGCAGTCCACCCTCATCGCCCTCGCCAGCCAG GCCAAGACAAAGGGGAACAACGTGGGGCTCGGGGTGAAATACGCGGAGAAGCAGCAGCGGCGCTTCCACCCCGAGAAGCTGCGCGAGGGCAGGAACATCATCGGGCTGCag ATGGGCACCAACAAGTTCGCCAGCCAGCAGGGAATGACGGCGTACGGGACACGGCGACACCTGTACGACCCCAAACTGGGCACGGACCAGCCCCTGGACCAGGCCACCATCAGCCTCCAGATGGGCACCAACAAAGGCGCCAGCCag GCGGGGATGACGGCGCCGGGGACCAAGCGTCAGATCTTCGAGCCGGCGCTGGGCATGGAGCACTGCGACACCATGACCATCGGGCTGCAGATGGGCAGCAACAAGGGCGCGTCCCAGCAGGGCATGACGGTCTACGGGCTCCCGCGCCAGGTCTACGACCCCAAATACTGCGGGGGCCCCGAGCTGCTGGGCCACGACGGCTACGACGGCCACCTCTACAACTCCCAGTAG
- the ELOF1 gene encoding transcription elongation factor 1 homolog, translated as MGRRKSKRKPPPKKKMTGTLETQFTCPFCNHEKSCDVKMDRARNTGVISCTVCLEEFQTPITYLSEPVDVYSDWIDACEAANQ; from the exons ATGGGCCGCCGCAAGTCGAAGCGTAAGCCGCCGCCCAAGAAGAAGATGACAGGGACGCTGGAGACGCAGTTCACGTGTCCCTTCTGTAACCACGAGAAATCCTGCGACGTCAAGAT GGACCGCGCCCGCAACACCGGCGTGATCTCGTGCACCGTGTGCCTGGAGGAGTTCCAGACCCCCATCACCT ACCTGTCGGAGCCCGTGGACGTTTACAGCGACTGGATCGACGCCTGCGAGGCCGCCAACCAGTGA
- the ACP5 gene encoding tartrate-resistant acid phosphatase type 5, with amino-acid sequence MLALLWLTLVTAVTRGGGHGGALTFLALGDWGGLPEPPFVTPREVATAAAMGQAATEMGGDFVLALGDNFYYSGVRDEWDPRFQDTFERVFVSPGLRGVPWYVMAGNHDHAGNVTAQLRYSHHSPRWHFPHPYYSLRLHVPGSNASARLLVLDTVLLCGHTDDFGLGDVPAGPRDAAAAGAHLAWLRAQLEAAAGDSFVLVAGHYPVWSVAKHGPTPCLLRLLRPLLRRHRVTAYLCGHDHNLQYLEEGGVGYVLSGAGNFMEDSRPHEGSVPPGSLRFFFGSPASPGGFAHLRLEPSAVTVTFLEATGRVLHRVTLPPPPPLTPGDGGDTGTPTLGDTGGTGSPSPGVLGTLGDTGSPLNPPRRRWGQSGHWDHWFWGHSAISDPLWDTGDQTLTNDRGETPMTPDLGDPRDLGDTEDTDPWPGGTLTPAWVAPMTNDPQ; translated from the exons ATGCTGGCGCTGCTGTGGCTGACCCTGGTGACAGCGGTGACACGCgggggggggcacgggggggcTCTCACCTTCCTGGCGCTGGGGGACTGGGGGGGGCTCCCCGAGCCCCCCTTCGTGACCCCGCGCGAGGTGGCCACGGCCGCCGCCATGGGCCAGGCGGCCACCGAGATGGGCGGCGACTTCGTGCTGGCCCTCGGCGACAACTTCTACTACTCGGGGGTGCGGGATGAGTGGGACCCGCGCTTCCAG GACACCTTCGAGCGGGTGTTCGTGTCCCCGGGGCTCCGCGGTGTCCCCTGGTACGTGATGGCCGGGAACCACGACCACGCGGGCAATGTCACCGCGCAGCTGCGCTACAGCCACCACTCGCCACGCTG GCACTTCCCGCACCCCTACTACAGCCTGCGGCTGCACGTGCCCGGCTCCAACGCCTCAGCGcggctgctggtgctggacacGGTGCTGCTCTGCGGCCACACCGACGATTTCGGCCTCGGGGACGTCCCCGCGGGGCCCCGGGacgcggcggcggccggggctcACCTGGCCTGGCTGCGGGCGCAGCTGGAGGCAGCGGCCGGCGACAGCTTCGTGCTGGTGGCCGGTCACTACCCGGTGTGGTCGGTGGCCAAGCACGGCCCCACGCCGTGCCTGCTGCGGCTGCTGCGGCCGCTGCTGCGGCGCCACCGCGTCACGGCCTACCTGTGCGGCCACGACCACAACCTGCAG TACCTGGAGGAGGGGGGCGTGGGCTACGTCCTGAGCGGCGCCGGGAATTTCATGGAGGATTCGCGGCCCCACGAGGGCTCCGTCCCCCCCGGCTCCCTCCGGTTCTTTTTCGGGagccccgccagccccggcGGCTTCGCCCACCTGCGCCTGGAGCCCAGCGCTGTCACTGTCACCTTCCTGGAGGCCACCGGGCGCGTCCTGCACCGCGTGACGCTGCCCCCCCCGCCACCTCTGACCCCCGGGGACGGCGGGGACACTGGGACCCCaacactgggggacactgggggcactgggagcccTTCCCCGGGGGTactggggacacttggggacactgggagccCTCTGAATCCCCCCAGGAGACGCTGGGGACAATCGGGACACTGGGACCACTGGTTTTGGGGACACTCCGCGATCTCTGACCCTTTGTGGGACACCGGGGATCAAACACTGACCAATGACCGTGGGGAGACCCCCATGACCCCTGACCTGGGGGACCCCCGTGACCTGGGGGACACTGAAGACACTGACCCCTGGCCTGGGGGGACACTGACGCCCGCCTGGGTTGCCCCCATGACGAATGACCCCCAATAA